Part of the bacterium genome is shown below.
ATATTCTGCCATGGAAGAACTGCGGGAGCGACAAATCTCCTTCAATGACTACGTGCGGATTTTGTATCGCGGGCGCTGGATCATTCTCACCGCCTTCGCCGCGGTGATGCTGATCACCGGCTATATCACCTTCACCACCAGGCCCGTGTTCGAAGCCAGCGCCAAACTCATGATCGAAGAGAAGGGCGGCGTGGAAGATGAGATCTTCGACATCGGCGGCTTCATCAAGAAAGAGACCATGATCAACAATCAGGTCGAAATCTTGAAAAGCCACAGCCTCGCCGAGACCACGATCAATCGCCTGCAAAAGTCACAATTCGCCGACCAGCTCGAGTTGCTCAACCCCGAGGTGGAGTCGGACAGCAATTTTCTCGCCGATATCGGCCGCTGGTTCATCGGCTTGTTCGGCGCCGCAGTGGATTCCAGCGAGGGCGTGGCGCTGGACGACATCGTGGAAGAGTTGCGCAATCGCATCACCATCACGCCCATCCGCGACACCGACATGATCGAGATCAAGGTGGGCGCCGCATCGCCGGAAGAAGCCGCGTACATCACCAACACACTGGTGCAATCCTACAGCGAGCGCAACCGCCTGAACAGCCAGGAGGAAGTGCGGCAGGTGAAGAACTTCCTGGAAGAGCAACTGCAGAACATCGAACGGCAACTGGCGCGCTCCGAGGAAGAACTCAAGACTTTCAAGGAAACGCAGAAAGTCGTGGCGCTGCCCAATGAAACCCAGGAACTCATCCGCAAGCTCGCCGAGTTCGAAGGCCTCTACAACGAGGCGCTCACCGAATTCAACTCCAATCAACAGCGGCTGCAGTATGTCGACCGGCAACTCGAGGCCAACAAGCAGAACTTCGATCTCGACAACGTCTCGGTGACGCCTTACTTCGAGGGCCTGAAGAAGCAGATCGGCGAGTTGCAGGGCAAGCGTGCGCTGTATCTGGCCAATCTCATCAATCAGGGCGTCTACCGCGAGGATGACCCGCAGCTCCGTAAGTTCGATGATCAAATCGATTTGCTCAACAAACAATTGCGCGAAGAAATCCTGAAGTTCACCAAGCTCGACGTGCTCGATCCGGTTTCGTTCGGCTCGAACCTGATCGGCCGCAAGGTGGAAATCGAGGCGAACCTGCAAGCACTGCAGCCCAAGCTCGAGGCGCTGCAGAGCATTACCAGGCAATACAGCCGTGAGCTCGAGTCGTTGCCGGAGAAGAGCCTGCAACTGGCGCGGTTGGAACGCGCCGCGACGGTGGACGAAAAGATCTACTTGATGATGCAGGAGAAGTATGAAGAATCGCGCATTACCGAAGTCGGTCAGCTCGGTCAGGTGCGCATCATCGACACCGCGCGGGCGCCCAAGGAGCCGATCAAGCCGCGCAAGAAACTCTATCTC
Proteins encoded:
- a CDS encoding polysaccharide biosynthesis tyrosine autokinase, producing MEELRERQISFNDYVRILYRGRWIILTAFAAVMLITGYITFTTRPVFEASAKLMIEEKGGVEDEIFDIGGFIKKETMINNQVEILKSHSLAETTINRLQKSQFADQLELLNPEVESDSNFLADIGRWFIGLFGAAVDSSEGVALDDIVEELRNRITITPIRDTDMIEIKVGAASPEEAAYITNTLVQSYSERNRLNSQEEVRQVKNFLEEQLQNIERQLARSEEELKTFKETQKVVALPNETQELIRKLAEFEGLYNEALTEFNSNQQRLQYVDRQLEANKQNFDLDNVSVTPYFEGLKKQIGELQGKRALYLANLINQGVYREDDPQLRKFDDQIDLLNKQLREEILKFTKLDVLDPVSFGSNLIGRKVEIEANLQALQPKLEALQSITRQYSRELESLPEKSLQLARLERAATVDEKIYLMMQEKYEESRITEVGQLGQVRIIDTARAPKEPIKPRKKLYLVVGALIGLGLGLALTFMFEYVDNSVRSIEEVERLGITVLGSIPVIKQEEAVKRLKILPGMNGSLDSEEARKIAARLITHFAPKSPISEAYRTFRTNLQYTKLDRELKAILVTSPGPGEGKSTSVSNLAITMAQMGSRVLLIDSDLRRPVLHTIFKVDRRIGLSNILVGKATIAEAVQRTEIDNLFVLPCGTLPPNPSELLASSAMTRALEEMKQMYDIVLFDSPPIIAVTDAAVLGPRLDGVILVLKSGQTDRDAAFRAYSLLKNVNARLLGSLLNGVHIESMYGSYYYYYHYYYYGKDGEKKRKSRRSSHSRSSA